A window from Elusimicrobiota bacterium encodes these proteins:
- the dnaJ gene encoding molecular chaperone DnaJ, whose amino-acid sequence MAKDYYELLGIPRNATEAEIKAAYRKLALKFHPDRNAGNKEAEERFKQVNSAYEVLSDGKKRQLYDQFGEAGVSGQHGAHGGHGGFGGGFRQGGDPNDMFGEIFESFFGGGGGGFGEPGGGHARTRRGHDLKFEATVTLEQAYEGVQKPIDYERIETCATCRGSGARPGTGLKRCATCRGAGRVQYSQGFFSMSQTCPACGGAGQTIETPCKDCRGSGTARRKHHLTLRIPAGVYDGATLRVAGEGEAGARGGPAGDLYVDVRVKTNSRFERDEDDLVYRQRISFPQAALGCTLSVPTLGEGKSRIKIPAGVQHGALFRLPGKGMPKLRGRGYGDLLVRVEVDVPRHLEGPEKELVEQLGRLMHKADEEDAAETEKAEKAEKTAEATGKGGEPPKEDGGIFGKIFGGGS is encoded by the coding sequence ATGGCTAAAGATTATTACGAGCTCCTGGGCATCCCCAGGAACGCCACGGAGGCCGAGATCAAGGCGGCCTACCGCAAGCTCGCGCTCAAGTTCCACCCCGACCGCAACGCCGGCAACAAGGAGGCCGAGGAGCGCTTCAAGCAGGTGAACTCGGCCTACGAGGTCCTCTCCGACGGGAAGAAGCGCCAGCTCTACGATCAGTTCGGCGAGGCCGGGGTGAGCGGTCAGCACGGCGCCCACGGCGGCCACGGCGGCTTCGGCGGCGGCTTCCGCCAGGGCGGAGATCCCAACGACATGTTCGGGGAGATCTTCGAGAGCTTCTTCGGCGGAGGGGGCGGCGGCTTCGGCGAGCCGGGCGGCGGCCACGCGCGCACGCGCCGCGGCCACGACCTCAAGTTCGAGGCGACGGTCACCCTCGAGCAGGCCTACGAGGGCGTGCAGAAGCCCATCGACTACGAGCGCATCGAGACCTGCGCCACCTGCCGCGGCAGCGGCGCGCGGCCCGGCACCGGCCTCAAGCGCTGCGCGACCTGCCGCGGGGCCGGGCGCGTGCAGTACTCCCAGGGCTTCTTCTCCATGAGCCAGACCTGCCCCGCCTGCGGCGGCGCCGGGCAGACCATCGAGACCCCGTGCAAGGACTGTCGCGGCTCGGGCACCGCGCGCAGGAAGCATCACCTCACGCTCCGCATCCCCGCCGGAGTCTACGACGGCGCCACGCTGCGCGTCGCCGGCGAGGGCGAGGCGGGCGCGCGCGGCGGTCCCGCCGGCGACCTCTACGTGGACGTGCGGGTGAAGACGAACTCCCGTTTCGAGCGCGACGAGGACGACCTGGTCTACCGCCAGCGCATCAGCTTCCCGCAGGCCGCGCTCGGCTGCACCCTCTCGGTCCCCACGCTCGGGGAGGGGAAGTCGCGCATCAAGATCCCCGCCGGCGTCCAGCATGGGGCGCTCTTCCGCCTCCCCGGCAAGGGGATGCCCAAGCTGCGCGGCCGCGGCTACGGCGACCTGCTCGTGCGCGTCGAGGTCGACGTCCCGCGACATCTCGAGGGCCCGGAGAAGGAGCTCGTCGAACAGCTGGGCCGGCTCATGCACAAAGCCGACGAGGAGGACGCCGCCGAGACGGAGAAGGCGGAGAAGGCCGAGAAGACGGCGGAGGCGACGGGGAAGGGCGGCGAGCCGCCGAAAGAGGATGGCGGCATCTTCGGAAAGATCTTCGGCGGAGGCTCCTGA
- a CDS encoding peptide chain release factor-like protein: MTPRPLREEDLRETFLRSAGAGGQNVNKVETGVLLVHLPTGLSVRCTDERSQAQNRLIARRRLAEKLETRERAEAARRRHLFELERRRNRKRSRASKDRMLADKRHRARLKDSRRSRED, translated from the coding sequence GTGACGCCGCGGCCCCTGCGCGAGGAGGACCTGCGCGAGACCTTCCTGCGCTCGGCGGGAGCCGGCGGGCAGAACGTCAACAAGGTCGAGACCGGCGTCCTGCTCGTCCACCTCCCGACCGGGCTGAGCGTCCGCTGCACCGACGAACGCTCGCAGGCCCAGAACCGCCTCATCGCCCGCCGCCGCCTGGCCGAGAAGCTCGAGACGCGCGAGCGGGCGGAGGCAGCGCGGCGCCGCCATCTCTTCGAGCTCGAGCGCCGGCGCAACCGCAAGCGCAGCCGCGCCTCCAAGGACCGCATGCTCGCCGACAAGCGCCACCGCGCGCGGCTCAAGGACTCCCGCCGCAGCCGCGAGGATTGA
- the hrcA gene encoding heat-inducible transcriptional repressor HrcA, with protein sequence MRQLNPKVAEERKKKVLQWVVHYHIKTSRPIASSVIAEEAGLDLSSATIRSILSELEEEGYLHQPHTSAGRVPTDRGYRFYVDYIHDVQRLASAEKAEIEKQYGNRLDELDRVLSQTSRLLSSASHGAGLVISPKVESQGLKRLELIHLGGNKVLAIIVTKSGKVLHWPMQLSFVPTPDRVHMLNRFLNEHVEGKSIREVQQILAVQLEQAEHEIRELQQFAHALLGELESAVAPEDLYLEGATSVVAHTGDLGDLRELQQLVGVLEERHRLSELLQERFRKQIERARAGDETGVDVLIGEETNLPALRNISLVTTTYRAGDQMVGLLGVLGPKRMEYTRMMSLVDYMGHVVSRALEAWDVEPKEDKPKRAR encoded by the coding sequence ATGCGCCAACTGAACCCGAAGGTCGCCGAGGAGCGCAAGAAGAAGGTCCTGCAGTGGGTCGTCCATTACCACATCAAGACCTCCCGCCCCATCGCCTCCTCCGTCATCGCCGAAGAGGCGGGCCTCGACCTCTCCAGCGCCACCATCCGCAGCATCCTCTCCGAGCTCGAGGAGGAGGGCTACCTCCACCAGCCCCACACCTCCGCCGGCCGCGTGCCCACCGACCGCGGCTACCGCTTCTACGTGGACTACATCCACGACGTCCAGCGACTGGCTTCCGCGGAGAAGGCGGAGATCGAGAAGCAGTACGGCAACCGGCTCGACGAGCTCGACCGGGTGCTCTCGCAGACCTCGCGTCTGCTCTCGAGCGCCTCGCACGGCGCGGGCCTGGTCATCTCCCCCAAGGTCGAGAGCCAGGGCCTCAAGCGCCTGGAGCTCATCCACCTGGGCGGCAACAAGGTCCTGGCCATCATCGTCACCAAGTCGGGCAAGGTCCTGCACTGGCCGATGCAGCTCTCCTTCGTGCCCACGCCGGACCGCGTGCACATGCTCAACCGCTTCCTCAACGAGCACGTCGAGGGCAAGTCCATCCGCGAGGTGCAGCAGATCCTGGCGGTGCAGCTCGAGCAGGCCGAGCACGAGATCCGCGAGCTCCAGCAGTTCGCGCACGCGCTGCTCGGGGAGCTCGAGTCCGCGGTCGCCCCCGAGGACCTCTACCTCGAGGGGGCGACGAGCGTCGTCGCGCACACCGGCGACCTCGGCGACCTGCGCGAGCTCCAGCAGCTCGTCGGCGTCCTCGAGGAGCGCCACCGCCTCTCGGAGCTCCTGCAGGAGCGCTTCCGCAAGCAGATCGAGCGCGCCCGCGCCGGCGACGAGACGGGGGTGGACGTCCTCATCGGCGAGGAGACGAACCTGCCCGCTTTGCGCAACATCAGCCTCGTGACCACCACCTACCGTGCCGGCGACCAGATGGTCGGCCTGCTCGGGGTGCTGGGCCCCAAGCGCATGGAGTACACGCGGATGATGTCGCTGGTCGACTACATGGGGCACGTCGTGAGCCGGGCGCTGGAGGCATGGGATGTCGAACCCAAAGAAGACAAGCCCAAAAGAGCCCGCTGA
- a CDS encoding RsmE family RNA methyltransferase: protein MPQFLVAREDVQNDRFTLRGPEAFHVARVLRCQPGQTLELFDGKGGRYAAVIEKVGEDGIVEGKITGTLHATKKGTQVQMTLYLGLLRSSRWDWALEKAAEIGVSAIVPILTPRTVVQLREEGTPKKIERWAKVLTAASKQCGRAEIPELYPPQQYREAIVKASKEGATFVGWAKPSGAMTSLHEALVKARQHHRDALKVNLFIGPEGGFSDEEAELAEMEGAHLFHMGATTLRGETAAIVAAALVLHDLGAL, encoded by the coding sequence ATGCCCCAGTTCCTCGTCGCTCGCGAAGACGTCCAGAACGACCGCTTCACCCTGCGCGGCCCGGAGGCCTTCCATGTCGCGAGGGTCCTGCGCTGCCAGCCGGGACAGACCCTCGAGCTCTTCGACGGCAAGGGCGGGCGCTACGCGGCCGTCATCGAGAAGGTGGGCGAGGACGGGATCGTCGAAGGGAAGATCACCGGGACCCTGCACGCCACGAAGAAGGGCACCCAGGTCCAGATGACCCTCTATCTCGGGCTCCTGCGCTCCTCGCGCTGGGACTGGGCCCTCGAGAAGGCGGCCGAGATCGGCGTCTCCGCCATCGTCCCCATCCTCACCCCGCGCACCGTCGTCCAGCTGCGCGAGGAGGGAACGCCCAAGAAGATCGAGCGCTGGGCGAAGGTCCTCACGGCCGCCTCCAAGCAGTGCGGCCGCGCCGAGATCCCCGAGCTCTACCCTCCCCAGCAGTACCGCGAGGCCATCGTGAAGGCCTCGAAGGAAGGCGCCACCTTCGTCGGCTGGGCCAAGCCCTCCGGCGCGATGACCTCGCTGCACGAGGCCCTCGTGAAGGCGCGCCAGCACCACAGGGACGCGCTCAAGGTGAACCTCTTCATCGGCCCCGAGGGCGGCTTCTCCGACGAGGAAGCCGAGCTCGCCGAGATGGAGGGGGCGCACCTCTTCCACATGGGCGCCACGACCTTACGAGGCGAAACGGCCGCGATCGTCGCCGCGGCGCTGGTCCTCCACGATCTCGGCGCGCTGTAA
- the dnaK gene encoding molecular chaperone DnaK, producing the protein MSKIIGIDLGTSNTAAAVMEGGKPTIIPSAEGTSVGGKAFPSYVAFTKDSQLLVGEPARRQAVANIEGTAMAFKRRMGEDYHFKLHGKEYTPQQLSGFLLQKVKRDAEAFLGEPVSKAVITVPAYFNDNQRQATKDAGQIAGLEVVRIVNEPTAACLAYGLDKKGKDEKIMVFDLGGGTLDVTIMEFGGGVFEVLSTSGDTKLGGTDMDNALVAHVVGEFRKETGLDVSKDPMAIQRVREAAEKAKIELSSVMETDLNLPFLTAENNVPKHLVQRLTRAKLESIVGDIVERCRHSIDQALNDAKLKTSDVTKIILVGGPTRMPVVQRFVEEHVGKKVERGIDPMECVASGASVQAAVLTGEVKDVLLLDVTPLTLGIETLGGVTTALIERNTTIPVEKSQVFSTASDNQPAVTVHVLQGERPMAKDNVSLGKFDLDGIPPAPRGVPQIKVTFAIDANGLINVHAEDLGTKKAHHITITAKNKLDKAEVEKFIRQAEQFAEEDKKNKAKIEAKNESDTVLYAAEKALREHGDKVSQEERGSIERGVSELKEALKGEDVERITKAKDALVAASQKLGEAIYKEAGEKAKAENAKSGGSTGSADAKGKDDGGVVDAEVVDEDKDKEKQG; encoded by the coding sequence ATGAGCAAGATCATCGGAATCGACCTGGGCACCTCGAACACGGCGGCCGCCGTCATGGAAGGCGGCAAGCCGACCATCATCCCCTCGGCCGAGGGCACGAGCGTCGGCGGGAAGGCCTTCCCGTCCTACGTGGCCTTCACGAAGGACTCGCAGCTCCTCGTCGGCGAGCCCGCGCGGCGGCAGGCCGTCGCGAACATCGAGGGCACGGCCATGGCCTTCAAGCGGCGCATGGGCGAGGACTACCACTTCAAGCTGCACGGCAAGGAGTACACCCCGCAGCAGCTCTCCGGCTTCCTGCTCCAGAAGGTCAAGCGCGACGCCGAGGCCTTCCTCGGAGAGCCGGTCAGCAAGGCGGTCATCACCGTCCCCGCCTACTTCAACGACAACCAGCGCCAGGCCACCAAGGACGCGGGCCAGATCGCGGGCCTCGAGGTCGTGCGCATCGTCAACGAGCCCACGGCCGCCTGCCTCGCCTACGGCCTCGACAAGAAGGGCAAGGACGAGAAGATCATGGTCTTCGACCTCGGCGGCGGCACGCTCGACGTCACGATCATGGAGTTCGGCGGCGGCGTCTTCGAGGTGCTCTCCACCTCCGGCGACACGAAGCTCGGCGGCACCGACATGGACAACGCGCTCGTCGCGCACGTCGTCGGCGAGTTCCGCAAGGAGACCGGACTCGACGTCTCGAAGGACCCCATGGCCATCCAGCGCGTGCGCGAGGCGGCCGAGAAGGCGAAGATCGAGCTCTCCAGCGTCATGGAGACCGACCTGAACCTGCCCTTCCTCACCGCCGAGAACAACGTGCCCAAGCACCTCGTCCAGCGGCTCACGCGCGCGAAGCTCGAGAGCATCGTCGGCGACATCGTCGAGCGCTGCCGGCACTCCATCGACCAGGCGCTCAACGACGCCAAGCTCAAGACCTCCGACGTCACGAAGATCATCCTCGTCGGCGGCCCGACCCGCATGCCCGTCGTCCAGCGCTTCGTCGAGGAGCACGTGGGCAAGAAGGTCGAGCGCGGCATCGACCCCATGGAGTGCGTGGCTTCCGGCGCCTCCGTGCAGGCCGCCGTGCTCACCGGCGAGGTCAAGGACGTGCTCCTGCTCGACGTCACCCCGCTGACCCTGGGCATCGAGACCCTGGGCGGCGTCACGACCGCGCTCATCGAGCGCAACACGACCATCCCGGTCGAGAAGTCGCAGGTCTTCTCCACGGCCTCCGACAACCAGCCCGCGGTCACCGTGCACGTGCTCCAGGGCGAGCGGCCGATGGCCAAGGACAACGTCTCGCTCGGGAAGTTCGACCTCGACGGCATCCCGCCGGCTCCGCGCGGCGTGCCGCAGATCAAGGTGACCTTCGCCATCGACGCCAACGGCCTCATCAACGTGCACGCCGAGGACCTGGGCACGAAGAAGGCGCACCACATCACCATCACGGCGAAGAACAAGCTCGACAAGGCCGAGGTCGAGAAGTTCATCCGCCAGGCCGAGCAGTTCGCCGAGGAGGACAAGAAGAACAAGGCGAAGATCGAGGCCAAGAACGAATCCGACACCGTCCTCTACGCCGCCGAGAAGGCCCTGCGCGAGCACGGCGACAAGGTCTCCCAGGAGGAGCGCGGCAGCATCGAGCGCGGGGTCTCCGAGCTCAAGGAAGCCCTCAAGGGCGAGGACGTCGAGCGCATCACGAAGGCGAAGGACGCGCTCGTCGCCGCCTCCCAGAAGCTCGGCGAGGCCATCTACAAGGAAGCCGGCGAGAAGGCCAAGGCCGAGAACGCCAAGAGCGGCGGCTCCACCGGGTCGGCCGACGCGAAGGGGAAGGACGACGGGGGCGTCGTCGACGCCGAAGTCGTCGACGAGGACAAGGACAAGGAGAAGCAGGGCTGA
- a CDS encoding cytoplasmic protein encodes MPSKDPSQAHKHSANHREEILDSSYCGCFYCLAMYSPRRIKEWTDDGKTAVCPECGTDAVLGSASGYPIEEEFLRKLNLLWF; translated from the coding sequence GTGCCCTCCAAGGACCCTTCCCAGGCCCACAAGCACTCCGCGAACCACCGAGAGGAGATCCTCGACAGCTCCTACTGCGGCTGCTTCTACTGCCTGGCGATGTACAGCCCCCGCCGGATCAAGGAATGGACCGATGACGGGAAGACCGCCGTCTGTCCCGAATGCGGGACCGACGCGGTCCTCGGCTCGGCCTCGGGCTACCCCATAGAGGAAGAGTTCCTGCGGAAGCTGAACCTGCTCTGGTTTTGA
- a CDS encoding nucleotide exchange factor GrpE, with protein MSNPKKTSPKEPAEGSESLEASEAAAAPEAAAPAPADAPDYYGQLLRLKAEFENYRKRVDRDKPQWERHGREQLLARMLPLYDVLVSAHEQVVRHGAELEKVGADSGDVRGLVQGLELIFKEFTKLFEAEGVARIESVGRPYDFNLHEVLGQVETDEHPEGTVVEELQRGYTLGGKVLRAARVRTAKGKTA; from the coding sequence ATGTCGAACCCAAAGAAGACAAGCCCAAAAGAGCCCGCTGAGGGTTCCGAGTCCCTCGAGGCGTCCGAGGCCGCCGCAGCGCCGGAGGCCGCGGCCCCCGCGCCCGCGGACGCACCCGATTATTACGGCCAGCTGCTGCGTCTGAAGGCGGAGTTCGAGAACTACCGCAAGCGCGTCGACCGCGACAAGCCGCAGTGGGAGCGCCACGGCCGCGAGCAGCTGCTCGCGCGCATGCTGCCGCTCTACGACGTCCTCGTCTCGGCCCACGAGCAGGTCGTGCGCCACGGCGCCGAGCTGGAGAAGGTGGGCGCGGATTCCGGCGACGTGCGCGGCCTGGTGCAGGGCCTGGAGCTCATCTTCAAGGAGTTCACCAAGCTCTTCGAGGCCGAGGGCGTCGCGCGCATCGAGAGCGTCGGCAGGCCGTATGACTTCAACCTGCACGAGGTGCTCGGCCAGGTGGAGACCGACGAGCATCCCGAGGGGACCGTGGTGGAGGAGCTCCAGCGCGGCTACACCCTGGGGGGGAAGGTTTTGCGGGCGGCCAGAGTAAGAACGGCCAAGGGCAAGACGGCGTAG
- a CDS encoding endonuclease — MRRTKGLFGLFLLTALFPTGPSAQLVAPKPVPLPTLPVGSVVSAAAVGAGANLARGPWLQSPLNNGLILPASAIADSAQAHAQPVPSAVQAALPARFRAQAAAASVSPAAAARSERRAADTKPVRGFPEGPSAQTLSAEEGDLSSSELAEALEKSIADARHGEFSKSEAKGDERAGRRLDRMFDGSKARQDSDAIPVEPVAPQTGYLKAVEGLSGQDLFWALHDIEAKGHHAHDYKEASAFIFGTADNVTLRGMRGIVDAYSGVFVPGTGESGGRYGERGDENGDGYNDTGMNIEHVWPQSFFNKRLPMKSDVHHLMATFMHPNSVRGHMPFGEVQGGATYENKGGAKSDGSVFEPPDFTKGRVARALLYFFVRYCDGDIMAGDSSRFWGARLEMLLRWNREHPPTDFERRRNDLVERYQGNRNPFVDDPSLAERIGMDALRRPGRRASESVSRRAPESMPGGWAKALSPTIRPEDLRKGFQQVREDLPTPGDPEISPAARENLRADSGQHNRHGKRWNKRHRRR; from the coding sequence ATGAGGCGCACGAAGGGGCTCTTCGGACTCTTCCTCCTGACCGCCCTGTTCCCGACGGGGCCGAGCGCCCAGCTCGTCGCCCCCAAGCCGGTCCCTCTCCCGACCCTTCCGGTCGGGAGCGTCGTTTCCGCCGCCGCCGTCGGCGCCGGCGCGAACCTGGCCCGCGGTCCCTGGCTCCAGTCTCCGCTCAATAACGGCCTCATCCTCCCCGCTTCCGCCATCGCCGACTCCGCGCAGGCGCACGCGCAGCCCGTCCCGAGCGCCGTACAGGCCGCTCTCCCCGCCCGCTTCCGGGCGCAGGCCGCCGCCGCTTCGGTCTCCCCGGCCGCCGCCGCGCGCTCCGAGCGCCGCGCGGCCGACACGAAGCCCGTGCGGGGCTTCCCCGAGGGCCCTTCCGCCCAGACCCTTTCCGCCGAGGAGGGAGACCTTTCCTCTTCCGAGCTGGCCGAGGCGCTGGAAAAGTCCATCGCGGATGCGAGGCACGGGGAGTTCTCGAAGAGCGAGGCGAAGGGCGACGAGCGCGCGGGGCGGCGGCTCGACCGCATGTTCGACGGCTCGAAGGCGCGGCAGGACTCCGACGCCATCCCGGTCGAACCGGTCGCTCCCCAGACCGGGTATCTGAAGGCCGTCGAGGGACTCTCCGGCCAGGACCTCTTCTGGGCCCTGCACGACATCGAGGCGAAGGGCCATCACGCGCACGACTACAAGGAGGCCTCGGCCTTCATCTTCGGGACGGCCGACAACGTCACGCTCCGCGGCATGCGCGGGATCGTCGACGCGTACTCGGGGGTCTTCGTCCCGGGAACGGGCGAGAGCGGCGGCCGCTACGGCGAGAGGGGCGACGAGAACGGGGACGGCTACAACGACACCGGCATGAACATCGAGCACGTCTGGCCCCAGTCCTTCTTCAACAAGCGCCTGCCCATGAAGTCCGACGTGCACCACCTGATGGCGACCTTCATGCACCCCAACAGCGTGCGCGGCCACATGCCTTTCGGCGAGGTTCAGGGCGGGGCCACCTACGAGAACAAGGGCGGCGCCAAATCGGACGGCAGCGTCTTCGAGCCCCCGGACTTCACCAAGGGCCGCGTCGCCCGCGCCCTCCTCTATTTCTTCGTGCGCTATTGCGACGGCGACATCATGGCCGGCGACAGCAGCCGCTTCTGGGGCGCGCGCCTCGAGATGCTCCTGCGCTGGAACCGCGAACATCCGCCGACCGATTTCGAGCGGCGCCGCAACGACCTCGTCGAGCGCTACCAGGGCAACCGCAACCCCTTCGTCGACGATCCGTCGCTGGCCGAGCGCATCGGCATGGACGCCCTGCGCAGGCCCGGCCGCCGAGCCTCGGAGAGCGTGAGCCGGCGCGCGCCGGAGAGCATGCCCGGGGGCTGGGCCAAGGCGCTCTCCCCGACGATCCGCCCCGAAGACCTGCGCAAGGGCTTCCAGCAGGTCCGCGAGGACCTGCCGACCCCCGGCGATCCGGAGATCAGCCCCGCCGCCCGCGAGAACCTCCGCGCCGACTCCGGGCAGCACAACCGTCACGGCAAGCGCTGGAACAAGCGCCACCGCCGCCGTTAG
- a CDS encoding metallophosphoesterase produces MLHVVAFIASVVCVYLGMQYYIAWWTLRHFPNLPVAPGTLRILLLLVALSFPLGMWLLRSHSTPFTRAFAWLSFIWLGASFLMLSSAVLGDLLETALRWSRWAGPAHRGAAWGVLLLAAFSVGWSLFDAARVPRVREVEVRLPRLPRELDGLRVVQLSDLHLGLSVSLDQFERILERVKGLSPDLVVFTGDLLDPGFAGEERLASQLAGLAPRLGVLSVFGNHEHYHGVDASLASYRRSGLPLLRGEVRVLPGGLQVAGIDDQMAARLDDEDVGKVLGRLDPAKPSILLSHQPLRFELAAEKGVGLMLSGHTHRGQLFPFTLLVRAVYKRVYGPYRSGASTLYVSPGAGNWGPPMRFLAPAEIVLLRLRAP; encoded by the coding sequence ATGCTCCATGTCGTCGCCTTCATCGCGTCCGTCGTCTGCGTCTACCTCGGCATGCAGTATTACATCGCCTGGTGGACGCTGCGCCATTTCCCGAACCTGCCCGTCGCGCCCGGAACGCTGAGGATCCTGCTCCTGCTCGTCGCGCTCTCCTTCCCGCTCGGGATGTGGCTGCTGCGCAGCCACTCGACCCCCTTCACGCGGGCCTTCGCCTGGCTCTCCTTCATCTGGCTCGGCGCGTCCTTCCTCATGCTCTCGAGCGCCGTGCTCGGAGACCTCCTCGAGACGGCCCTGCGCTGGTCGCGCTGGGCGGGGCCGGCGCACCGCGGCGCGGCCTGGGGCGTCCTCCTGCTCGCCGCTTTCTCCGTCGGCTGGTCGCTCTTCGACGCGGCCCGGGTCCCCCGGGTCCGCGAGGTCGAGGTGCGCCTGCCGCGCCTGCCGCGCGAGCTCGACGGACTGCGCGTCGTCCAGCTCTCGGACCTGCACCTGGGGCTGAGCGTCTCTCTCGACCAGTTCGAACGCATCCTCGAGCGCGTGAAGGGCCTCTCGCCCGACCTCGTCGTCTTCACCGGCGACCTCCTCGACCCGGGCTTCGCCGGAGAGGAACGGCTCGCGAGTCAGCTCGCCGGGCTCGCGCCGCGTCTGGGAGTGCTCTCCGTCTTCGGGAACCACGAGCACTACCACGGCGTCGACGCCTCCCTGGCCTCCTACCGCCGCAGCGGCCTGCCGCTGCTGCGCGGAGAGGTCCGCGTCCTTCCGGGGGGGCTGCAGGTGGCGGGCATCGACGACCAGATGGCCGCGCGGCTCGACGACGAGGACGTCGGGAAGGTCCTCGGACGGCTCGACCCCGCGAAGCCCTCCATCCTGCTGAGCCACCAGCCCCTGCGCTTCGAGCTCGCGGCGGAGAAGGGCGTGGGCCTCATGCTCTCCGGGCACACGCACCGCGGCCAGCTCTTCCCCTTCACGCTCCTCGTGCGCGCGGTCTACAAGCGGGTCTACGGACCCTATCGCTCCGGGGCGTCGACGCTCTACGTGAGTCCGGGCGCGGGGAACTGGGGCCCTCCGATGCGCTTCCTCGCCCCCGCCGAGATCGTCCTTCTGAGGCTGCGCGCTCCATGA
- a CDS encoding SAM-dependent methyltransferase: MPRVLHVGQTGFEAFLAKEAGAALEKGPGWALCESERSDLCFAHLTLFEPVELRGDSVNALAGRAADHFLETSRTERYEKPWPLCFEAAGVAGLGARCRAVEEVFLEKTSRMARVLRLAEKGRPEPGAARGMFLYLADFRRAFVSRIAFAGGQRRMADDPQAPSRSFLKVEEAYRVLGESPLEGESVADLGAAPGGWSYSAARRGARVVAVDNGPLKGGALDHPLIAHAPEDAFKYFPERPVDWLFCDLIEEPGRVLELLRRWVEAGSCRRFIVNVKYGRQDPLPLLRELRSPEGGLLPRCALLRARHLYHDREEFTLVGRLK; this comes from the coding sequence ATGCCCCGGGTCCTCCACGTCGGGCAGACGGGCTTCGAGGCCTTCCTCGCCAAGGAGGCCGGCGCGGCGCTCGAGAAGGGGCCGGGCTGGGCCCTCTGCGAGAGCGAGCGCTCCGACCTCTGCTTCGCCCATCTCACGCTCTTCGAGCCCGTCGAGCTCCGCGGCGACTCGGTCAACGCGCTGGCGGGACGGGCCGCCGACCATTTCCTCGAGACGAGCCGCACCGAGCGCTACGAGAAGCCCTGGCCCCTCTGCTTCGAGGCCGCCGGGGTCGCCGGTCTCGGCGCGCGCTGCCGTGCCGTCGAGGAGGTCTTCCTCGAGAAGACGAGCCGCATGGCGCGCGTCCTGCGCCTGGCCGAGAAGGGGCGGCCGGAGCCCGGCGCCGCCCGCGGCATGTTCCTCTACCTCGCCGACTTCCGCCGCGCCTTCGTCTCGCGCATCGCCTTCGCGGGCGGGCAGCGGCGCATGGCCGACGACCCTCAGGCGCCCTCGCGCTCGTTCCTCAAGGTCGAGGAGGCCTACCGCGTGCTCGGCGAGTCCCCGCTGGAGGGGGAGAGCGTCGCGGACCTCGGCGCGGCCCCGGGCGGCTGGAGCTACAGCGCGGCCCGGCGCGGGGCGCGGGTGGTCGCCGTCGACAACGGCCCGCTCAAGGGCGGCGCGCTCGACCATCCGCTCATCGCGCACGCACCGGAGGACGCCTTCAAGTACTTCCCCGAGCGGCCTGTGGACTGGCTCTTCTGCGACCTCATCGAGGAGCCGGGCCGGGTCCTCGAACTGCTGCGCCGCTGGGTGGAGGCGGGTTCCTGCCGTCGCTTCATCGTGAACGTGAAGTACGGCCGCCAAGACCCCCTGCCCCTGCTGCGCGAGCTCCGCTCCCCCGAGGGCGGCCTCCTCCCGCGCTGCGCGCTGCTGCGCGCGCGGCACCTCTACCACGACCGCGAGGAGTTCACGCTCGTGGGGAGGCTGAAGTGA